Proteins co-encoded in one Gemmatimonadota bacterium genomic window:
- a CDS encoding outer membrane beta-barrel protein: MRKVAVYLLAAFLLVSISAQKTVHAQETTPSFIVGGGLSLPIDAEGAKNGPAIRGGVSLPVYQRLHAVLEGHYSQYKPEEDVLAPGVSGKTNLTGANLGVMLHSSSSTVSVYGHGGIGLTRAKAEISRGGVSISNSESALSFTIGGGVHIPINPSIGVALDARYNHAMTDVKHKWMPITLSIVFSP, translated from the coding sequence ATGCGAAAAGTAGCAGTTTACCTGCTGGCTGCGTTTTTGCTCGTGTCGATATCCGCTCAGAAAACCGTTCATGCCCAGGAGACTACGCCATCGTTTATTGTAGGAGGCGGACTGAGTCTTCCCATAGATGCCGAGGGAGCAAAGAATGGACCGGCGATTCGCGGCGGAGTATCCTTGCCGGTTTATCAGCGCTTGCATGCGGTATTGGAAGGTCATTATAGCCAATACAAGCCAGAAGAAGACGTGCTTGCCCCCGGGGTGAGTGGAAAAACGAATCTTACCGGAGCGAACCTCGGAGTTATGCTGCATTCCTCTTCTTCCACCGTAAGTGTATATGGGCATGGAGGAATAGGATTGACACGTGCTAAAGCGGAAATTTCCAGAGGAGGCGTATCTATCAGTAACTCCGAGAGTGCTTTAAGTTTTACGATAGGTGGCGGTGTTCATATTCCCATAAATCCGTCGATTGGCGTGGCTCTCGATGCGCGATACAATCACGCAATGACGGACGTGAAGCACAAGTGGATGCCGATCACCTTGTCTATTGTGTTCAGTCCATAG
- a CDS encoding Tm-1-like ATP-binding domain-containing protein, whose amino-acid sequence MPKTIAIVGALDTKGDEFAFVKNEIERRGHGTLVIDTGVIGDAAFEADVSNEQVAEAAGTTIDALKKRGDRGEAIDAMAAGVAEIVQGLYEAGVFDGIISMGGSAGTAVGTSAMRALPVGVPKVMVSTVAAGDTTNYVGIKDVSMIPSVVDVAGINRISRRIFANAAGAISGMVETEVQEAAEDKPLVTASMFGNTTDAVDQARAIMEKAGYEVLVFHCTGAGGRTMEGLIDEGLIEGVLDITTTEWADELAGGVLTAGPERMDAAGRAGIPQVIVPGCLDMVNFWAPDTVPEKYRDRRLHKWNPNITLMRTNVEENARLGQIIAEKANASSGPVSIFLPLKGVSILDSPGNEFWWPEADQALYDAIKSNVSADVSVSEMDCNINDPAFAEAVTGRLLSDLKG is encoded by the coding sequence ATGCCAAAAACCATAGCCATCGTAGGCGCACTGGATACCAAGGGCGATGAGTTCGCCTTCGTCAAAAACGAGATCGAGCGGCGTGGACACGGGACGCTGGTTATCGATACAGGCGTCATCGGCGATGCCGCCTTCGAAGCAGACGTATCGAATGAACAGGTCGCCGAAGCCGCCGGCACGACGATCGACGCATTGAAGAAGCGCGGCGACCGCGGCGAGGCCATCGACGCCATGGCGGCCGGTGTCGCGGAAATCGTGCAGGGACTGTATGAAGCCGGCGTGTTCGACGGGATCATCAGCATGGGTGGATCGGCCGGCACCGCGGTGGGGACGAGCGCCATGCGGGCGTTGCCCGTGGGCGTGCCCAAGGTGATGGTGTCCACCGTGGCCGCGGGGGACACGACCAACTACGTGGGGATCAAGGACGTGTCGATGATCCCTTCAGTCGTGGACGTGGCCGGCATCAACCGCATCAGCCGCAGGATCTTCGCCAATGCCGCGGGCGCGATTTCGGGCATGGTGGAAACCGAGGTGCAGGAAGCGGCGGAAGACAAGCCGCTCGTTACCGCCAGCATGTTCGGCAATACCACCGACGCCGTGGACCAGGCCCGGGCGATCATGGAGAAAGCCGGCTACGAGGTGCTGGTCTTCCACTGCACCGGCGCGGGCGGGCGGACCATGGAGGGCCTGATCGACGAGGGCCTGATCGAGGGCGTGCTCGACATAACGACCACGGAATGGGCCGACGAACTGGCCGGAGGCGTGCTGACCGCAGGCCCCGAACGCATGGACGCGGCCGGCAGGGCGGGCATTCCCCAGGTAATCGTACCGGGCTGCCTGGACATGGTGAACTTCTGGGCGCCGGACACGGTGCCGGAGAAGTACCGCGACCGCAGGCTGCACAAGTGGAATCCGAACATCACGCTGATGCGGACCAACGTGGAGGAGAACGCACGCCTCGGTCAGATCATCGCGGAGAAGGCCAACGCTTCGAGCGGGCCGGTATCCATCTTTCTGCCCCTGAAGGGCGTGTCCATCCTCGACAGCCCGGGGAACGAGTTCTGGTGGCCCGAGGCCGACCAGGCGCTTTACGACGCCATCAAATCGAACGTCTCCGCCGACGTGTCGGTATCGGAGATGGACTGCAACATCAACGATCCGGCCTTCGCGGAAGCGGTCACCGGCCGGCTGCTGTCCGATCTGAAGGGATAA
- a CDS encoding ABC transporter permease gives MFRNYLTVAVRHLNREKGYSAINVMSLALGIACALLILLYIRDELSYDQFHEKADRIYRVISEERDRDQVIRTAEVMTPTVKFMREDFPEVEDMVRFVPPGNAWMIKYGDRGFYERNFYLADSSVFKVFDVPLIAGDQRTALAGIDKVVLSESIARKYFGDEDPMGKILDAEGSFHFEVTGVMRDLPANTHLGFDILAAFRIQEHYADKPADVWDWRKSYGYVLLREGSDPDELEARLPAFVEKYVGDQYDGVSSTLAFRLQPVTDIHLHSHLERELTPNSDIRYVYLFGCIAVFIILIACINFMNLATARSAGRAGEIGLRKTFGAARGQVIRQFISESMLMTGLAVSVALLLALLSLPWFNLLTGKSLSLNAETAWFALGAVVAIGAVVGFVSGSYPALYLSGLAPVQALSGLRSTGAGNAAIRRVLVVGQFVISIALIICTGVVYSQLDFIRARNMGLNSDQVVAVPQTFAPVVVRSSVYKARLKEIPAVTNVSMNFLLPGHKNAAAPIKARGRGQDESSMIDMNQAWVDDDFIGIFGIELVAGRNFDSAFPGDWTATGAVVVNEAAVDRLGYASAGEALGKEIEGLQELITDSDERGELRPSIVGVVRDFHYATLREPIEPLVLFPNYPGGYAMIKIDAGRMSEGLSAIEEAWHEVNPDWAFEYFFVEDTFARLYDAEQRFGRIFISFSVLAVIIACLGLVGLSSFTAERRRKEIGVRKVLGASTSGLVALLSREYFRLVIAALVVAWPVAYFAMNAWLEGFAYRVDLDWTTFVLAGALAMAVALLTVSFQAVRAAAANPVESLRME, from the coding sequence ATGTTCCGCAACTACCTGACGGTGGCCGTGCGCCATCTGAACCGCGAGAAGGGTTACTCGGCCATCAACGTGATGAGCCTGGCGCTCGGGATCGCGTGCGCCCTCCTCATCCTGCTCTATATCCGGGACGAGTTGAGCTATGACCAGTTCCATGAAAAGGCGGACCGTATCTACCGGGTAATCTCGGAAGAGCGCGACCGCGACCAGGTGATCCGAACCGCCGAAGTCATGACGCCCACGGTCAAGTTCATGCGCGAAGACTTCCCCGAAGTGGAAGACATGGTGCGCTTCGTCCCGCCCGGAAACGCCTGGATGATCAAGTACGGGGACCGGGGATTCTACGAACGAAACTTCTACCTGGCCGACTCGTCGGTCTTCAAAGTCTTCGATGTGCCGCTGATCGCCGGCGATCAGCGGACGGCCCTGGCCGGTATCGACAAAGTCGTGCTGTCGGAGTCCATTGCCCGGAAATACTTCGGCGACGAAGATCCCATGGGCAAGATCCTGGATGCCGAGGGGTCCTTCCATTTCGAGGTGACCGGCGTCATGCGGGACCTGCCCGCCAACACGCACCTCGGATTCGACATCCTCGCGGCGTTCCGGATCCAGGAGCACTACGCGGATAAACCGGCCGACGTGTGGGACTGGCGAAAGTCGTACGGCTATGTCCTGCTCCGCGAGGGCAGCGATCCCGATGAACTGGAAGCCAGGCTGCCCGCCTTCGTGGAAAAGTACGTCGGCGACCAATATGATGGTGTATCGTCGACATTGGCCTTCAGGCTGCAGCCGGTCACGGATATCCATCTTCACTCTCATCTCGAGCGGGAACTGACACCGAACAGCGATATCCGGTACGTCTATCTTTTCGGCTGCATTGCCGTGTTCATCATCCTCATCGCGTGCATCAACTTCATGAACCTGGCCACCGCGCGTTCCGCGGGAAGGGCCGGGGAGATCGGCCTGCGAAAGACCTTCGGCGCGGCCAGGGGCCAGGTGATCCGGCAGTTCATCAGCGAGTCCATGCTCATGACCGGGCTGGCGGTCAGCGTCGCCCTCCTGCTTGCCCTGTTGAGTCTGCCGTGGTTCAACCTGCTCACGGGCAAATCCCTGTCCCTGAATGCGGAAACCGCCTGGTTCGCCCTGGGCGCCGTCGTGGCGATCGGCGCCGTCGTGGGTTTCGTCTCGGGCAGCTATCCGGCCCTTTACCTGTCCGGGCTCGCACCGGTCCAGGCACTGAGCGGCCTGCGCTCCACAGGTGCCGGAAACGCGGCCATCCGCCGGGTCCTGGTCGTGGGCCAGTTTGTGATTTCGATCGCCCTCATCATCTGCACCGGCGTGGTCTACAGCCAACTCGATTTCATACGCGCGCGAAACATGGGGCTCAATTCCGACCAGGTCGTCGCGGTGCCTCAGACCTTCGCGCCGGTTGTCGTGAGATCCAGCGTCTACAAAGCACGGCTGAAGGAGATACCTGCGGTGACGAACGTCTCGATGAATTTCCTGCTTCCAGGGCACAAGAACGCCGCGGCGCCGATCAAGGCGCGCGGACGGGGCCAGGACGAATCATCGATGATCGATATGAACCAGGCCTGGGTGGACGATGATTTCATCGGGATTTTCGGCATCGAACTGGTGGCGGGCCGCAATTTCGATTCCGCGTTCCCCGGCGACTGGACAGCGACGGGAGCGGTCGTAGTCAACGAAGCGGCCGTTGACCGGCTTGGCTATGCATCCGCCGGCGAGGCGTTGGGTAAGGAGATCGAAGGGCTGCAGGAACTGATTACGGATTCCGATGAGCGAGGTGAATTACGGCCGTCGATCGTAGGCGTGGTCAGGGATTTCCACTATGCCACCTTACGCGAACCCATCGAACCGCTGGTGCTGTTTCCGAACTATCCGGGCGGTTACGCCATGATCAAAATCGATGCAGGTCGCATGTCGGAAGGGCTATCGGCAATCGAAGAGGCATGGCATGAAGTAAATCCTGATTGGGCATTCGAGTACTTTTTCGTAGAAGACACCTTCGCGCGCCTATATGATGCCGAACAGCGGTTCGGAAGGATCTTCATCAGTTTTTCCGTGCTGGCCGTGATTATTGCCTGCCTCGGGCTCGTCGGGCTGTCCTCCTTCACCGCGGAAAGGCGCAGGAAGGAGATCGGGGTCCGCAAGGTCCTCGGCGCTTCTACCTCCGGTCTCGTCGCGCTGTTGTCTCGAGAGTACTTCCGGCTCGTGATCGCGGCCCTCGTGGTGGCTTGGCCAGTCGCCTATTTCGCGATGAACGCCTGGCTGGAAGGTTTCGCCTACCGCGTCGACCTGGATTGGACCACCTTCGTTCTCGCAGGCGCTCTCGCCATGGCGGTCGCCCTGCTCACCGTCAGCTTCCAGGCCGTGCGGGCCGCTGCCGCGAACCCGGTCGAGTCGTTGCGGATGGAGTAG
- the menC gene encoding o-succinylbenzoate synthase — MPVIDAVELYHVAMPLIYPWRTAYGSDDVIESVIVKMHAGDAVGWGETTPLAKPTYSPEYTAGVFAVTRDVLAPLLVGKRIDSGQDLHEACNWVAGNFFAKGGLDAAWWDLHARLEGKPLWQLIGGKGPVIDVGADFGVQDSIDMLLRNIEQAVEAGFKRIKLKYSRGWDLDMIAAVRSAFPDPVFHIDCNSGYTLDDLPMFRKLDRYNLAMIEQPLMRDDLVDHAELQRQIETPVCLDESITSPAKARKAIRIGAARWINIKPARVGGLTQALETNRICEDEGIPCWTGGMLESALGASFCMALATLPNMKYPSDVFPSTRFYERDLSAPTLELSGPSQMVLSDKPGAGAEPVPELLEQQTIDRAVIDGS; from the coding sequence ATGCCCGTCATCGACGCGGTGGAGCTCTATCACGTCGCCATGCCCCTGATCTACCCGTGGCGCACGGCCTACGGCAGCGACGACGTCATCGAGAGCGTCATCGTGAAGATGCACGCCGGTGATGCCGTGGGCTGGGGGGAGACGACCCCGCTCGCGAAGCCGACCTACAGCCCGGAATACACGGCCGGCGTGTTCGCGGTGACCCGGGACGTCCTCGCGCCGCTGCTGGTCGGCAAGCGGATCGACAGCGGCCAGGATCTGCACGAGGCGTGCAACTGGGTCGCCGGCAACTTCTTCGCCAAGGGCGGACTGGACGCGGCCTGGTGGGACCTGCACGCCCGGTTGGAGGGCAAACCGCTCTGGCAACTGATCGGCGGCAAGGGGCCGGTCATCGACGTCGGTGCCGACTTCGGGGTGCAGGACAGCATCGACATGCTGCTGCGCAACATCGAGCAGGCCGTGGAGGCGGGGTTCAAGCGGATCAAGCTGAAGTACAGCCGGGGGTGGGACCTCGACATGATCGCCGCGGTCCGTTCGGCCTTTCCAGACCCGGTCTTTCATATCGACTGCAACAGCGGATACACGCTGGACGATCTGCCCATGTTCCGGAAACTGGACCGGTACAATCTGGCCATGATCGAGCAGCCCCTGATGCGCGACGACCTGGTCGACCACGCCGAACTGCAGCGTCAGATCGAGACGCCGGTCTGCCTGGACGAGAGCATCACGTCCCCCGCGAAGGCCCGCAAGGCGATTCGGATCGGCGCGGCCCGCTGGATCAACATCAAACCGGCAAGGGTCGGCGGGTTGACCCAGGCGCTGGAGACGAACCGGATCTGCGAGGACGAAGGCATCCCCTGCTGGACGGGCGGCATGCTGGAATCGGCCCTCGGCGCGTCGTTCTGCATGGCGCTGGCGACGCTGCCCAATATGAAGTATCCGTCGGACGTCTTCCCGAGCACGCGGTTCTACGAACGGGACCTGAGCGCGCCGACGCTGGAACTCTCGGGCCCGTCGCAGATGGTCTTAAGCGATAAGCCCGGCGCCGGCGCGGAACCCGTGCCCGAACTGCTCGAACAGCAAACGATCGACCGGGCCGTGATAGACGGATCCTGA
- a CDS encoding vitamin B12-dependent ribonucleotide reductase yields the protein MAEDKLELNLEETHDLLMEETEESVAGGDAEVSVDDTTSVDAPVDAPIEVPAEFGGLTVERLYSNPGHDPYAGVEWEKRTATIAGDGGDVVFEQKDVEIPADWSQLATNVVVSKYFRGPLGTPKRENSVKHMINRVADTIAGWGRAQGYFASEEDADAFHNELKQIILNQRATFNSPVWFNAGVEETPQCSACFILSVDDSMESILEWCKVEGMIFKGGSGAGVNLSRIRSSREILSSGGQASGPVSFMRAADSVAGSIKSGGKTRRAAKMVVLDIDHPDVVEFIWCKANEERKAYALGDAGWDMTLNGDAWSSIQFQNANNSVRVTDDFLDAVEKDGEWTLQSITTKTPVESLKAKEVMSWIAEAAWQCGDPGMQYDTTINDWHTCANTDRINASNPCSEYMHLDNSACNLASINLLKYLTDEGTFDVVGFIHTVNIMIMAQDIIVDNASYPTEKIGENARAFRQLGLGYANLGALLMAMGLPYDSDGGRAFAGAITALMTGQGYYRSSELAEHLGTFDGYDVNSEPMLRVMQKHRDAVDDIQAEMVDKNLLDAARTAWDNALAHGKAHGYKNSQATVLAPTGTIAFMMDCDTTGIEPDIALVKYKRLVGGGTMKIVNRTVYSALEKLGYSKPQIERIVHYIDEHGTIEGAPHLLQEHLPVFDCAFRTENGSRSIHHMGHVKMMAAAQPFISGAISKTVNLPNEATVEDVMNVYIKGGELGLKALAIYRDGSKRTQPLSTKASENEEEGAEVQPVRRRLPDEREAVTHKFSIAGHEGYLTVGLFEDRQPGEIFLRMSKEGSTVSGMMDAFATAISVSLQYGVPLESLIRKFSHMRFEPAGMTGNKDVPIAKSITDYIFRWLAVKFLPEDSHSEIVADKDMENTMHSNAMDQTMTAQENQEHEVYTAQADAPSCSDCGSLMTRNGTCYVCRECGTTSGCS from the coding sequence ATGGCTGAAGACAAACTCGAATTGAATCTGGAAGAAACCCACGATCTCTTGATGGAAGAGACGGAGGAATCCGTTGCCGGAGGGGATGCCGAAGTGTCCGTCGATGACACGACCTCGGTCGACGCGCCGGTCGACGCACCCATCGAAGTGCCGGCCGAATTCGGCGGCCTTACCGTCGAGCGGCTGTACAGCAATCCCGGCCACGATCCCTACGCCGGCGTGGAATGGGAGAAGCGGACGGCCACGATCGCCGGCGACGGGGGCGATGTCGTCTTCGAGCAGAAGGACGTGGAGATCCCGGCGGACTGGTCGCAGCTGGCCACCAACGTCGTCGTGTCCAAGTACTTCCGCGGGCCCCTCGGCACCCCGAAGCGCGAGAACAGCGTCAAGCACATGATCAACCGCGTGGCCGACACGATCGCGGGCTGGGGGCGCGCCCAGGGCTACTTCGCCTCGGAGGAAGACGCCGACGCCTTCCACAACGAACTGAAGCAGATCATCCTCAATCAGCGGGCCACGTTCAACAGCCCGGTGTGGTTCAACGCGGGCGTCGAGGAAACGCCCCAGTGCTCGGCGTGCTTCATCCTGTCGGTCGACGACTCCATGGAGTCCATCCTCGAGTGGTGCAAGGTCGAAGGCATGATCTTCAAGGGTGGCTCGGGCGCCGGCGTGAACCTGTCCCGGATCCGCTCGTCCAGGGAAATCCTCTCCTCGGGTGGCCAGGCTTCAGGGCCGGTCTCTTTCATGCGGGCGGCCGATTCGGTGGCCGGGTCCATCAAGTCGGGCGGCAAGACCCGCAGGGCCGCCAAGATGGTCGTCCTGGACATCGACCATCCCGACGTGGTGGAGTTCATCTGGTGCAAGGCGAACGAGGAGCGCAAGGCCTACGCCCTCGGCGACGCCGGCTGGGACATGACCCTGAACGGCGACGCGTGGAGTTCCATCCAGTTCCAGAACGCCAACAACTCCGTGCGGGTGACGGACGACTTCCTGGACGCGGTGGAAAAGGACGGGGAATGGACGCTGCAGTCGATCACCACGAAAACGCCGGTGGAAAGCCTGAAGGCGAAGGAAGTCATGTCCTGGATCGCGGAAGCCGCGTGGCAGTGCGGCGACCCGGGCATGCAGTACGACACGACCATCAATGACTGGCACACCTGCGCCAACACGGACCGCATCAACGCGAGCAACCCCTGTTCCGAGTACATGCACCTGGACAACAGCGCGTGCAACCTGGCCTCGATCAACCTGCTCAAGTACCTGACCGACGAAGGCACCTTCGACGTGGTGGGATTCATCCACACGGTCAACATCATGATCATGGCGCAGGACATCATCGTCGACAACGCGAGCTACCCCACCGAGAAGATCGGCGAGAACGCCCGCGCCTTCCGCCAGCTGGGACTGGGCTACGCCAATCTCGGCGCACTGCTCATGGCCATGGGCCTGCCCTACGACAGCGACGGGGGCCGCGCCTTTGCCGGCGCCATCACGGCGCTGATGACCGGCCAGGGATACTACCGGTCCTCGGAGCTCGCCGAGCACCTGGGCACCTTCGACGGCTACGACGTCAACAGCGAACCCATGCTGAGGGTGATGCAGAAGCACCGGGACGCCGTGGACGACATCCAGGCGGAGATGGTGGACAAGAACCTGCTGGACGCCGCGCGCACCGCGTGGGACAACGCCCTTGCCCACGGCAAGGCGCACGGGTACAAGAACAGCCAGGCCACGGTGCTCGCGCCCACGGGGACCATCGCCTTCATGATGGACTGCGACACGACGGGCATCGAGCCCGACATCGCCCTGGTCAAGTACAAGCGCCTGGTGGGCGGCGGGACCATGAAGATCGTGAACCGCACCGTGTATTCCGCCCTGGAGAAGCTGGGTTACTCGAAGCCGCAGATCGAGCGGATCGTCCATTACATCGACGAGCACGGCACCATTGAAGGCGCGCCGCACTTGCTCCAGGAACACCTGCCGGTCTTCGACTGCGCGTTCCGGACCGAGAACGGAAGCCGTTCCATCCACCACATGGGCCACGTGAAGATGATGGCCGCGGCGCAGCCCTTCATTTCGGGCGCCATATCCAAGACGGTCAATCTCCCCAACGAGGCGACGGTCGAAGACGTCATGAACGTGTACATAAAGGGCGGGGAATTGGGTCTGAAGGCCCTGGCCATCTACCGCGACGGGTCGAAGCGCACCCAGCCGCTCAGCACCAAGGCTTCGGAGAATGAAGAAGAGGGCGCCGAGGTTCAGCCCGTGCGCCGTCGGTTGCCGGACGAGCGCGAGGCAGTAACGCACAAGTTCAGCATCGCCGGCCACGAAGGCTACCTGACGGTGGGGCTGTTCGAAGACCGCCAGCCCGGCGAGATATTCCTGCGGATGTCCAAGGAAGGAAGCACGGTGTCCGGCATGATGGACGCTTTCGCCACGGCCATTTCCGTGTCGCTGCAGTACGGTGTGCCCCTGGAAAGCCTGATCCGCAAGTTCAGCCACATGCGGTTCGAACCGGCCGGAATGACAGGCAACAAGGATGTGCCCATCGCCAAGTCCATCACCGATTACATCTTCCGGTGGCTTGCGGTTAAGTTCCTGCCCGAGGACAGCCATTCTGAGATCGTGGCGGACAAAGACATGGAAAACACCATGCATTCGAACGCCATGGACCAGACGATGACCGCGCAGGAGAACCAGGAACACGAAGTCTATACCGCCCAGGCCGACGCGCCTTCCTGCTCGGACTGCGGCAGCCTGATGACCCGCAACGGTACCTGCTACGTGTGCCGTGAGTGTGGAACGACGAGCGGGTGTTCTTGA
- the nrdR gene encoding transcriptional regulator NrdR yields the protein MRCPACGTLNSHVVDSRTIQSGRTIRRRRECLSCTKRFTTYEAIEEEELMVVKSDGRREVFDRGKIMHGLKLACTKRMVSADQLHELVDRVVYHVSNLSEREVSSDKIGEFIIRELRKIDEVAYVRFASVYRDFKDRSEFAEELEQLEKQELAAVVKDQPDQG from the coding sequence ATGCGATGTCCTGCGTGTGGCACGCTCAACAGCCACGTTGTAGACTCCCGAACCATCCAGAGCGGTAGAACGATCCGCCGCCGCCGCGAGTGCCTTTCCTGCACCAAGCGATTCACTACTTACGAGGCGATCGAGGAAGAGGAACTGATGGTGGTGAAATCCGATGGCCGGAGGGAAGTCTTCGACCGCGGTAAGATCATGCACGGGCTGAAGCTGGCGTGCACGAAGCGCATGGTTTCCGCCGATCAACTCCACGAGCTCGTGGACCGTGTCGTGTACCACGTAAGCAACCTGAGCGAACGCGAGGTCTCCTCCGACAAGATCGGCGAATTTATCATCCGGGAACTGCGCAAGATCGATGAAGTGGCCTACGTGCGTTTCGCCTCGGTCTACCGGGATTTCAAGGACAGGAGCGAGTTCGCGGAAGAGCTCGAACAACTGGAGAAGCAGGAGTTGGCTGCGGTCGTCAAGGACCAGCCCGACCAGGGCTGA
- a CDS encoding lysylphosphatidylglycerol synthase transmembrane domain-containing protein, which translates to MRPASVAGPGQTGRGGRELNLLKKAWGWLRWLIALGILAYLIYLYREQYVDFIRREIDFTFLGIGVVLATIATVLAFFRWYLLARGQKLVLGFREAVRLGFVSNLFNYLAPGTAGGDIVRAVGIARRQKSRRTVAAATVLLDRLIGMLALLIVGSAAALLNQDLWHHREIMIAVLVFWGGALTGLICVAVSLRFRLLDWTFFQRLTRLRFVGPFFAELAGSLALYQTRRSALTEALLIGLAGQFFMLSAFYCCAMALLPGAAAPDYWAHLMLIPAAEIIGTFAPVPGGVGALEGAVIYIYHLVSTTADGSVPGTVAQATGLAAALTYRIVRVTVAAVGALYYMVTDRNWKERLGLEEA; encoded by the coding sequence TTGCGTCCGGCTTCAGTCGCTGGCCCAGGTCAGACAGGCCGAGGAGGAAGGGAACTGAACCTGCTCAAGAAGGCCTGGGGATGGCTCCGGTGGCTGATCGCACTGGGCATCCTCGCCTACCTTATCTATCTCTACCGCGAACAATACGTCGACTTCATCCGCCGGGAAATCGATTTCACCTTCCTGGGCATCGGCGTCGTACTGGCCACGATAGCGACCGTGCTGGCCTTCTTCCGCTGGTACCTTCTCGCCCGGGGCCAGAAGCTGGTGCTGGGATTCCGCGAGGCCGTCCGTCTGGGTTTCGTCAGCAACCTGTTCAACTACCTGGCGCCCGGTACCGCGGGCGGCGACATCGTCCGCGCCGTGGGCATCGCGCGCCGCCAGAAATCAAGACGGACCGTAGCCGCGGCCACGGTGCTGCTCGACCGGCTGATCGGCATGCTGGCGCTGTTGATCGTCGGATCGGCGGCCGCGCTGCTGAACCAGGACCTCTGGCATCACCGGGAGATCATGATCGCCGTCCTCGTCTTCTGGGGCGGTGCCTTGACCGGGCTGATCTGCGTGGCGGTTTCCCTTCGTTTCCGGCTACTGGACTGGACCTTCTTCCAGCGGCTTACCCGGCTACGATTCGTCGGGCCTTTCTTCGCCGAACTGGCGGGCAGCCTGGCGCTCTACCAGACGCGACGCAGCGCGCTCACCGAGGCCCTGCTCATCGGCCTGGCCGGCCAGTTCTTCATGCTATCGGCCTTCTATTGCTGCGCGATGGCGCTCCTGCCCGGTGCGGCCGCGCCGGACTATTGGGCGCACCTCATGCTGATCCCCGCGGCCGAGATCATCGGCACCTTCGCGCCGGTGCCGGGGGGCGTCGGCGCGCTGGAAGGTGCGGTCATCTACATCTACCACCTCGTCAGCACGACCGCCGACGGATCGGTCCCGGGTACGGTCGCCCAGGCCACGGGACTGGCCGCCGCCCTGACGTACCGGATCGTTCGGGTCACCGTTGCCGCCGTGGGCGCCCTGTACTACATGGTTACGGATAGAAACTGGAAGGAAAGGCTGGGGCTGGAGGAGGCCTGA